In a genomic window of Candidatus Bathyarchaeota archaeon:
- a CDS encoding type II toxin-antitoxin system VapC family toxin produces the protein MATFYFDTSAIVKRYHKELGSEVLDRISELKGHVFAISFWTVLEFIVAFSAKTRRRELSRKAFNVAVSRFLKDILDRFTIISVNDELVALAASLAVKHALPSADCIQLAGAVSLKNALE, from the coding sequence ATGGCTACCTTCTACTTCGATACCTCTGCGATCGTTAAGAGGTATCATAAAGAGCTTGGGTCAGAGGTTTTAGATAGGATATCTGAGCTTAAGGGACATGTATTTGCTATATCCTTCTGGACAGTCCTTGAATTTATAGTAGCCTTCTCGGCGAAGACTAGAAGGAGGGAGCTGTCGAGGAAAGCCTTTAACGTAGCGGTCTCACGCTTTCTTAAAGACATTCTAGATAGGTTCACCATTATAAGCGTGAACGATGAGCTTGTAGCCTTAGCGGCGTCATTAGCTGTTAAACACGCCTTACCTTCGGCAGACTGCATACAATTAGCCGGCGCCGTAAGCTTGAAAAACGCTTTAGAAC